From Methanobrevibacter ruminantium:
AGGAACATTACAATCTCAATTACAGACAATGGATTCTATTTAAGCTCAGAGGGCAAGATGGGAGCATTGGAAGCATTGGAAAGATTGAATCCTAACAACTTTGAAAACATACTGATAAGGTCACTTGACAAAACCGAAACATTGGCAAGCAGATTCAGGCATTGCGCTGGAAGATCCCTCATGACCTTAAGAAGATACAAAGGGCATGAAAAGTCTGTAGGAAGGCAGCAAGTTAGAGGAAAAATATTGCTCAAGTACATTCAGGAAATGGACAATAATTTCCCAATACTCAAGGAATCCAGAAGGGAAGCCACTGAAGATTATATGGACATTAAAAATGCTAAAAGGGTCATTTCATGGATTTCAAGTGGTGAAATGGAAATCAAGACAATAAATACAATAATCCCAAGCCCATTTGCATTTAATCTTGTATCACAAGGATACTTGGAAGTCCTAAAGCAGAACGATAAATCAGAATTTACCAAAAGGATGCATAGGGCAGTTATAGAAAAGATAAAAGAGCAAATGGGAAATGATTATTATTAGTCAACTAATAATTAATTAAAATTAAAATTAAAAATAAACTAAAATAAATTCTATAAACTAAAATAAAGTAAAATAAATTAAAATAAATTAAAAAGCAAAGTTTAAATACTTGATAACTAAACTTAAATACGTGAAAATTATAATAAAAAAGAGATTATTATAATTAAAGAATTAATCTAAAATGAGGTGATAAAATGGCTAAAATGAGTTCAGTTCTAATAGGATTTCTATTGACATTAGTCGTTTACTTATTCTTTGGACGTTATGAATTCTGGGGTCTTTTAATCGTGGGATTCATTGTCGGATACATAGCTCACGAAGGAATATTCGGAGGAATGTGGAATGCGGCACTTGCAGGAGCATTCGGAACAATTGTGGCATCAATCCTATTCATACTGCTTGTTACCGTAGGTGGAACCGCATTGATGGGACCTCTTGGAGGGCTTACTGGATTCACCGTTTCTGGAGTTTCAAGCTTATTTGTGATTATCTACAATATAATCAAATATATGATCACTATGGGAATAACTGGTGCTCTCGGTGGAGCTTTAACTAAACAGAAAAATTAAATTTTTTAAATTTTTCTCTTTCTTTTCTTTTTTTATTTTATCATTGCAATTTACTTATTTTATTAACTATTCTTCCTTTTAAACATTTTTCACTTTTATTATTTCGATTTTATCAATTTATACTGATTTTTTAAAAAAAATATTAAAATTTAAATTATATGAGAAATAAAAATTTAATTTAGAAAAATAAATAGACAATATTAATTTTTAATAAATTAAAATTATGATATGAATATAGTCTTAAAGTTTTAGGTGATTTAATGGTAGATGCAGAAAAGGCAAAACAACCTAAAGTAAAAAAGAATAGAAATTCTAATTTACCTGACATAAATTTAAAATCATTGATTTTCGGTGCAGCAGCATATGCATTTTTCCCACTTGTTGCAACCCAA
This genomic window contains:
- a CDS encoding DUF5518 domain-containing protein, translating into MAKMSSVLIGFLLTLVVYLFFGRYEFWGLLIVGFIVGYIAHEGIFGGMWNAALAGAFGTIVASILFILLVTVGGTALMGPLGGLTGFTVSGVSSLFVIIYNIIKYMITMGITGALGGALTKQKN